One Ricinus communis isolate WT05 ecotype wild-type chromosome 2, ASM1957865v1, whole genome shotgun sequence DNA segment encodes these proteins:
- the LOC8276618 gene encoding RNA-binding protein 2 isoform X4, translated as MTDGYWNHRHQQQHPLLQSGESLKRHRPEYDIASSGLPSSHEIHNYYPRDDDRERYQAVKDSKTIGSAYDRYLQNAQIAPLSSGEASGLSVGFGRASGGGMTGLPILDSGMARRARPSGQDLASNGRDIGFVSQPPANKIARPVRETVPLPQDASSTLYVEGLPPGSKRREVAHIFRPFVGYKEVRLVSKESKNRTRDPIILCFVDFDDAACAATAMSALQEGYFLNHLIVMKLRKPPIFIYHYGGSK; from the exons ATGACGGACGGCTACTGGAATCATCGCCACCAGCAGCAGCATCCTCTTCTTCAGTCTGGGGAAAGTCTAAAACGACATCGTCCGGAATACG ATATCGCATCTTCAGGGCTGCCTTCAAGCCATGAGATTCATAACTATTATCCAAGAGATGATGATCGGGAACGCTATCAGGCTGTGAAGGACTCTAAGACAATTGGATCAGCATATGATCGGTATCTGCAAAATGCG CAAATTGCTCCTCTCTCTTCTGGAGAAGCTAGCGGATTAAGTGTTGGGTTTGGGAGGGCCAGTGGTGGTGGGATGACTGGACTTCCAATACTTGATTCTGGTATGGCGCGTCGAGCTCGGCCCAGTGGTCAAGATCTTGCATCAAATGGTAGAGACATTGGTTTTGTTAGTCAGCCCCCAGCGAATAAAATAGCTAGGCCTGTTCGTGAAACTGTACCTCTGCCTCAAGATGCTTCAAGCACTCTGTATGTTGAGGGCCTCCCTCCTGGCAGCAAAAGGAGGGAAGTAGCTC atatttttcGCCCTTTTGTAGGATACAAGGAAGTGAGACTTGTGAGCAAAGAATCCAAGAAT CGTACCAGAGATCCTATCATCCTTTGTTTTGttgattttgatgatgcaGCCTGTGCAGCTACTGCTATGAGCGCCTTGCAAG AAGGTTATTTCTTAAATCATCTTATAGTAATGAAACTAAGAAAGCCACCTATATTTATCTACCACTATGGAGGAAGTAAATAA
- the LOC8276618 gene encoding RNA-binding protein 2 isoform X3: MTDGYWNHRHQQQHPLLQSGESLKRHRPEYDIASSGLPSSHEIHNYYPRDDDRERYQAVKDSKTIGSAYDRYLQNAQIAPLSSGEASGLSVGFGRASGGGMTGLPILDSGMARRARPSGQDLASNGRDIGFVSQPPANKIARPVRETVPLPQDASSTLYVEGLPPGSKRREVAHIFRPFVGYKEVRLVSKESKNRTRDPIILCFVDFDDAACAATAMSALQGSSLLFFSYRRLFLKSSYSNETKKATYIYLPLWRK, encoded by the exons ATGACGGACGGCTACTGGAATCATCGCCACCAGCAGCAGCATCCTCTTCTTCAGTCTGGGGAAAGTCTAAAACGACATCGTCCGGAATACG ATATCGCATCTTCAGGGCTGCCTTCAAGCCATGAGATTCATAACTATTATCCAAGAGATGATGATCGGGAACGCTATCAGGCTGTGAAGGACTCTAAGACAATTGGATCAGCATATGATCGGTATCTGCAAAATGCG CAAATTGCTCCTCTCTCTTCTGGAGAAGCTAGCGGATTAAGTGTTGGGTTTGGGAGGGCCAGTGGTGGTGGGATGACTGGACTTCCAATACTTGATTCTGGTATGGCGCGTCGAGCTCGGCCCAGTGGTCAAGATCTTGCATCAAATGGTAGAGACATTGGTTTTGTTAGTCAGCCCCCAGCGAATAAAATAGCTAGGCCTGTTCGTGAAACTGTACCTCTGCCTCAAGATGCTTCAAGCACTCTGTATGTTGAGGGCCTCCCTCCTGGCAGCAAAAGGAGGGAAGTAGCTC atatttttcGCCCTTTTGTAGGATACAAGGAAGTGAGACTTGTGAGCAAAGAATCCAAGAAT CGTACCAGAGATCCTATCATCCTTTGTTTTGttgattttgatgatgcaGCCTGTGCAGCTACTGCTATGAGCGCCTTGCAAG GCAGTAGCTTGTTATTTTTCTCGTACAGAAGGTTATTTCTTAAATCATCTTATAGTAATGAAACTAAGAAAGCCACCTATATTTATCTACCACTATGGAGGAAGTAA
- the LOC8276618 gene encoding RNA-binding protein 2 isoform X1 yields MTDGYWNHRHQQQHPLLQSGESLKRHRPEYDIASSGLPSSHEIHNYYPRDDDRERYQAVKDSKTIGSAYDRYLQNAQIAPLSSGEASGLSVGFGRASGGGMTGLPILDSGMARRARPSGQDLASNGRDIGFVSQPPANKIARPVRETVPLPQDASSTLYVEGLPPGSKRREVAHIFRPFVGYKEVRLVSKESKNRTRDPIILCFVDFDDAACAATAMSALQGHLILFLSMSKEKGMHQRHIAAMSACISIYTHICICMCMCKMHHFDILFGHVPIRSNDPFIVYFFLNFLHNCLTASL; encoded by the exons ATGACGGACGGCTACTGGAATCATCGCCACCAGCAGCAGCATCCTCTTCTTCAGTCTGGGGAAAGTCTAAAACGACATCGTCCGGAATACG ATATCGCATCTTCAGGGCTGCCTTCAAGCCATGAGATTCATAACTATTATCCAAGAGATGATGATCGGGAACGCTATCAGGCTGTGAAGGACTCTAAGACAATTGGATCAGCATATGATCGGTATCTGCAAAATGCG CAAATTGCTCCTCTCTCTTCTGGAGAAGCTAGCGGATTAAGTGTTGGGTTTGGGAGGGCCAGTGGTGGTGGGATGACTGGACTTCCAATACTTGATTCTGGTATGGCGCGTCGAGCTCGGCCCAGTGGTCAAGATCTTGCATCAAATGGTAGAGACATTGGTTTTGTTAGTCAGCCCCCAGCGAATAAAATAGCTAGGCCTGTTCGTGAAACTGTACCTCTGCCTCAAGATGCTTCAAGCACTCTGTATGTTGAGGGCCTCCCTCCTGGCAGCAAAAGGAGGGAAGTAGCTC atatttttcGCCCTTTTGTAGGATACAAGGAAGTGAGACTTGTGAGCAAAGAATCCAAGAAT CGTACCAGAGATCCTATCATCCTTTGTTTTGttgattttgatgatgcaGCCTGTGCAGCTACTGCTATGAGCGCCTTGCAAGGTCATTTAATCCTCTTTTTGTCAATgtctaaagaaaaaggaatgcACCAAAGACACATTGCAGCAATGTCAGCTTGTATTTCAATATACACTCATATATGTATTTGCATGTGCATGTGTAAAATGcatcattttgatattttgtttGGTCATGTGCCAATTCGTAGCAATGATCCTTTTATtgtctatttttttctaaacttCCTGCATAACTGCCTTACTGCATCTTTATGA
- the LOC8276618 gene encoding RNA-binding protein 2 isoform X2, translating into MTDGYWNHRHQQQHPLLQSGESLKRHRPEYDIASSGLPSSHEIHNYYPRDDDRERYQAVKDSKTIGSAYDRYLQNAQIAPLSSGEASGLSVGFGRASGGGMTGLPILDSGMARRARPSGQDLASNGRDIGFVSQPPANKIARPVRETVPLPQDASSTLYVEGLPPGSKRREVAHIFRPFVGYKEVRLVSKESKNRTRDPIILCFVDFDDAACAATAMSALQGYKMDEHDCESSCLRLQFSRYPGPRSGGSGSRGKR; encoded by the exons ATGACGGACGGCTACTGGAATCATCGCCACCAGCAGCAGCATCCTCTTCTTCAGTCTGGGGAAAGTCTAAAACGACATCGTCCGGAATACG ATATCGCATCTTCAGGGCTGCCTTCAAGCCATGAGATTCATAACTATTATCCAAGAGATGATGATCGGGAACGCTATCAGGCTGTGAAGGACTCTAAGACAATTGGATCAGCATATGATCGGTATCTGCAAAATGCG CAAATTGCTCCTCTCTCTTCTGGAGAAGCTAGCGGATTAAGTGTTGGGTTTGGGAGGGCCAGTGGTGGTGGGATGACTGGACTTCCAATACTTGATTCTGGTATGGCGCGTCGAGCTCGGCCCAGTGGTCAAGATCTTGCATCAAATGGTAGAGACATTGGTTTTGTTAGTCAGCCCCCAGCGAATAAAATAGCTAGGCCTGTTCGTGAAACTGTACCTCTGCCTCAAGATGCTTCAAGCACTCTGTATGTTGAGGGCCTCCCTCCTGGCAGCAAAAGGAGGGAAGTAGCTC atatttttcGCCCTTTTGTAGGATACAAGGAAGTGAGACTTGTGAGCAAAGAATCCAAGAAT CGTACCAGAGATCCTATCATCCTTTGTTTTGttgattttgatgatgcaGCCTGTGCAGCTACTGCTATGAGCGCCTTGCAAG GTTATAAAATGGACGAACATGATTGTGAATCTAGTTGCTTGAGGCTACAGTTTTCTCGGTACCCTGGTCCAAGATCTGGTGGTTCTGGAAGTCGTGGAAAGAGGTGA